The following proteins come from a genomic window of Pichia kudriavzevii chromosome 1, complete sequence:
- a CDS encoding uncharacterized protein (PKUD0A07410; similar to Saccharomyces cerevisiae YNR012W (URK1); ancestral locus Anc_6.307), translating to MAEYIPPWSTPYVIGIAGLSGSGKTTVAQEIISSINEPWTVLLSLDNFYQPLTKEQSLAAFDNNHDFDHPSSVDLDLVVECVRSLKSGKRTDIPVYSFVKHDREPDQKITIYGANVIIIEGIFALFKPELLELMDCKIYVDTDLDICYSRRLLRDIVHRGRSIKGVISQWDRFVKPNAISYVIPTRNNADMVIPRGTDNRIAMELLIAHLRKQLELKSEAHVKHLKSLGAGNTDWGKVHVLNETNQLKCLKTMIIDTNTTYDDFIFSFDRVASMLILEALNYVEYQYDKTITTPVGTVLENCTYAKQETNAVSIIRSGDCFTSALRKTTPAAKIGKLLIQTDSRTGEPKLHTEKLQSFDTNENVLLFDAQSISGGAAIMAIKVLLDHNVSQDKIILVNFTASETALTRILHAFPHIKVVTAIIGHKGNSTHNLPGDSDDEWWMSTRFIDNKYYGTS from the coding sequence GTCTTTCTGGATCTGGTAAAACTACGGTTGCACAAGAAATTATATCTTCGATCAACGAACCGTGGACTGTTTTGTTGTCTCTTGATAACTTCTATCAACCGCTAACAAAGGAACAATCACTTGCTGCATTCGACAATAACCACGATTTTGACCATCCGAGCTCTGTGGATTTGGACTTGGTTGTTGAGTGTGTGAGAAGTTTAAAATCTGGTAAAAGAACAGACATCCCTGTATATTCATTTGTCAAGCACGATAGAGAGCCCGATCAAAAGATCACCATTTATGGTGCCAATGTCATCATTATTGAAGGCATTTTTGCATTATTTAAACCGGAGCTATTGGAGCTAATGGATTGTAAAATCTATGTTGATACTGATTTGGACATTTGTTATTCAAGGAGATTATTAAGGGATATCGTTCATCGTGGAAGAAGTATAAAAGGAGTCATTAGTCAGTGGGATAGGTTTGTTAAACCTAATGCTATTAGCTATGTTATTCCAACTAGGAATAATGCAGATATGGTCATTCCTAGAGGCACGGACAATAGGATTGCAATGGAACTCTTGATAGCAcatttgagaaaacaacTAGAGCTGAAGTCGGAAGCCCATGTCAAGCATCTAAAGTCGTTAGGGGCTGGAAATACCGATTGGGGTAAAGTTCACGTATTGAATGAAACAAACCAGCTTAAATGTTTGAAGACAATGATTATTGATACTAATACCACCtatgatgattttatcTTTAGTTTTGATCGTGTGGCCTCGATGTTGATTCTCGAAGCTTTGAACTATGTCGAATATCAATATGATAAAACTATTACGACCCCAGTTGGAACTGTGTTAGAAAACTGTACATATGCTAAGCAAGAAACTAATGCTGTTTCCATTATCCGTTCGGGTGACTGTTTCACCTCTGCATTGAGAAAAACTACTCCAGCTGCAAAAATTGGTAAACTGTTAATCCAAACCGACTCAAGAACCGGTGAACCTAAACTACACACTGAAAAATTGCAATCATTCGATACTAATGAGAACGTCTTACTTTTCGATGCACAAAGTATTAGTGGTGGTGCAGCTATTATGGCGATTAAAGTTTTACTTGATCACAATGTCTCACAGGACAAAATTATTCTTGTCAATTTCACAGCATCGGAAACTGCACTCACTCGTATACTACATGCATTCCCTCATATCAAGGTAGTTACTGCTATAATAGGTCATAAGGGTAATTCCACTCATAATCTTCCTGGTGATTCTGATGACGAGTGGTGGATGTCCACCAGGTTTATCGATAATAAATACTACGGAACTTCATGA
- a CDS encoding uncharacterized protein (PKUD0A07420; similar to Saccharomyces cerevisiae YNR013C (PHO91); ancestral locus Anc_6.308) → MKFSHSLHFNAVPEWASKYINYSSLKKIAYNLQRQYVQELNDKSLDEEIQFTSDPNDPKNPVVVFSNALDKEAEKINRFFQQQQEELYSEYDSVLREFLEFEIDFPQNEGDAPVREKLRRILKELVVDYDEQVKEYSHAQSQETVGEEVDMDLRDDSMSPQVSPYSPSPPAAAGDSNINAVLDDEESLKLQKKRTFTTLFYDDDFHVTFLEALKVEKKQSLSRVFSNLSELKSYIELNKIGFGKALKKFDKLLQTSLKKDYLKKLETDYYVFRQSTFDDLSGKINNIVKLYSLFTRGNEEEAKIELGTNLREKVVFERNTVWRDMIGMERKSQAAYAKPINASLESKPWRIKLGAGREIVIPKAISSVKSIKLLIITIITIILLNKSPFDDLQQKNCFAVLICSSLLWASEAIPLFTTSLVLPFLLVILNVLKDPVTGEVLNAPDASKFICSAMWSPIILLLLGGFTLAAALSKHNLDKYACTFLLSKVKQKPAPILFAIMTVSTLVSAFVSNVAAPVLMYSVVQPILNTLNDTTINGKSVKNQFAQALVLGIALSSSIAGMASPIASPQNVVGLQFMDPQPNWLQWFAVSIPVCACCLVIIFGVLRLAFKFKDVTIIPINQHSDDFNSQQYFVIAVTFVTILLWCLASVLEPVFGDMGQIALLSMVTFYATGCLSQEDFNNYPWTIVILAMGGLALGKAVTVSGLLATIAQLIQQKLKNSEMFTILAVFGFIVLIMATFVSHTVAALIIVPLIAEIGRALPDPHPNILVFATALICSCAMGLPTSGFPNVTAIGLTNNVGEKYLDVGTFIRIGVPTSIACCTVVITVGYLCMSLIGV, encoded by the coding sequence ATGAAATTCTCACATTCTCTTCACTTCAATGCTGTTCCTGAATGGGCATCCAAATATATAAACTACTCatccttgaaaaaaattgcgTATAATCTTCAAAGACAGTATGTCCAGGAGTTGAATGATAAAAGTCTCGACGAAGAAATCCAATTTACAAGTGATCCTAACGATCCAAAGAACCCAGTAGTGGTGTTCTCTAATGCCTTAGATAAAGAGGCTGAGAAAATTAACAGGTTTttccaacaacagcaaGAAGAGCTATATTCTGAGTATGATTCCGTATTGAGGGAATTTCTAGAATTTGAGATTGATTTCCCACAAAACGAAGGTGATGCTCCAGTCCGTGAGAAGCTCAGGCGGATATTGAAAGAGTTAGTAGTAGATTATGATGAACAAGTGAAAGAATACTCACATGCCCAATCACAAGAAACTGTaggtgaagaagttgacATGGACTTGCGTGACGATTCTATGTCTCCACAAGTTTCTCCTTATTCACCATCACCACCGGCTGCCGCAGGCGACTCTAACATAAATGCGGTTttggatgatgaagaatcacttaaattgcaaaaaaagAGGACCTTCACAACCTTATTctatgatgatgattttcaTGTCACTTTTCTTGAGGCCTTAAAAGTGGAAAAAAAGCAATCATTGTCTCGAGTTTTCTCAAATCTATCTGAACTGAAATCCTATATTGAACTAAACAAGATTGGATTTGGTAAagctttgaaaaaatttgataagTTGCTTCAAACAAGCCTGAAGAAAGATTACCTTAAGAAGCTAGAGACAGATTATTATGTTTTCAGGCAATCTACTTTTGACGATTTGAGTGGTAAAATTAACAATATAGTAAAATTGTACTCTTTATTTACGAGAGGTAATGAAGAGGAGGCAAAAATAGAGTTAGGTACCAACTTGAGAGAAAAGGTcgtttttgaaagaaataCCGTTTGGAGAGATATGATTGGGATGGAGCGGAAATCACAAGCAGCATATGCAAAACCTATCAACGCATCTCTGGAGTCTAAACCGTGGAGGATCAAACTTGGTGCTGGAAGGGAAATAGTAATCCCTAAGGCCATTTCCTCAGtaaaatcaatcaaactATTGATAATCACAATCATTACTATTATattattgaacaaatcaCCGTTTGATGATCTACAACAGAAAAATTGTTTTGCCGTACTAATTTGCTCATCCCTATTATGGGCTTCCGAAGCAATTCCCTTGTTTACAACGTCCTTGGTTTTGCCATTCTTGCTCGTCATATTGAATGTACTCAAAGATCCAGTGACTGGCGAAGTGTTAAATGCGCCTGATGCCTCAAAATTCATTTGTTCTGCCATGTGGTCACCTATTattcttttgcttttggGCGGGTTCACATTAGCAGCTGCATTGTCAAAACATAATTTAGACAAATATGCATGTACATTCTTGCTTTCAAAAGTTAAGCAAAAACCAGCTCCCATTCTATTTGCAATCATGACAGTTTCCACTTTGGTTTCTGCATTTGTCTCCAATGTTGCAGCACCTGTATTGATGTACTCCGTTGTTCAACCAATTTTAAATACCTTAAATGATACTACTATTAATGGCAAGAGTGTAAAGAACCAATTTGCACAAGCACTAGTTTTGGGTATTGCATTGTCGTCGAGTATTGCTGGTATGGCGTCTCCTATTGCATCTCCTCAAAACGTTGTTGGTTTACAGTTTATGGATCCACAACCAAACTGGCTTCAGTGGTTTGCTGTCTCAATTCCGGTGTGCGCATGTTGTCTAGTGATCATATTTGGAGTTTTGAGATTGGCATTTAAGTTCAAAGATGTAACAATCATTCCAATTAATCAACACAGTGATGATTTTAATAGCCAGCAATATTTTGTTATAGCTGTTACATTTGTAACAATTCTACTTTGGTGTCTTGCATCGGTATTGGAACCAGTTTTTGGGGACATGGGGCAGATTGCCTTACTATCGATGGTTACTTTCTACGCTACAGGCTGTTTATCCCAAGAAGACTTTAATAACTATCCATGGACTATTGTAATCTTAGCAATGGGTGGCCTGGCCTTGGGTAAAGCAGTTACGGTTTCCGGATTACTTGCTACTATAGCACAACTGATCCAACAAAAACTGAAGAATTCGGAGATGTTCACCATTTTAGCCGTTTTCGGTTTCATAGTTTTAATTATGGCTACATTTGTGTCCCACACAGTTGCGGCATTGATCATTGTACCATTAATTGCAGAAATTGGACGTGCCCTACCAGATCCACATCCTAATATTCTAGTCTTTGCAACTGCCTTGATTTGTTCCTGCGCTATGGGTTTACCTACTTCTGGATTCCCAAATGTCACAGCTATTGGATTAACAAATAATGTTGGCGAGAAGTATCTTGATGTTGGGACATTCATTCGTATTGGTGTACCTACAAGTATTGCATGTTGCACAGTAGTAATCACGGTGGGATACTTATGCATGAGTTTAATAGGCGTCTAA